The genomic segment CATTGCGCCGCTCATTCAAAAGATCGCAAAACAGCGCTTTTCCGGCTCATGCACGCTCTATGACGGCAGATACGGCACAGTGCGGCAGCTGCGGCGCGTGTTGGAGCAGGAGCAGATGCTCTCCCAGAGGGGGAACGCCAGCTGTGAGATTCTCTCTTCGGCAGGGCCGGAAAGTGTCGCGCTCATGCGAAAGATTTTGGAAGCATGAGGGAACTTATGCGAAAACTATGCGTCTAATGGATAGAGGAGGTGTTAAAAATGGATTGCAAAATGTTTTCCTCCATGATAGATGATTATTTGGATGATGCTTTGCCTGGGGAGCAGAGAGCGCTTTTTCTGGCGCATGCGGCCGATTGCAGAGCATGCAAAAAGGAGCTGGAGCACGCGCAGAATATGCTGGAAGCCCTGCGAAAGAGCGCAGCCGATGCTCCGGATTTTATCGCTCCGGCCATTCGGAAAATCCGCCGGCAGGCGGGCGCGAGAAGAAAAAGAGCCGCGGCCTTTGCAGGCATTGCGGCCGTCCTGCTCATCAGCGGCATGTTCTTATTTGAGAATATGAATTTATATGCGCGCAAAGATCTGCCGATGGCGCAGAACGAATGCGCAGGCGGATACACCAGCGAAGATTGCGCCCTGCCAGCCGAGCAGCAGCCCGAGGAGAGTGGGCAGGAGATGAAATACCGCAGCGCTTCCTACAGCGCGTTTGACGCGGATATTCTGGTTTTAGAGGAGGCACAGGCGCAGCAGCTGCTGGAATTTCTAAAAGACCGAGAGATAACCCTGGAGCCGGCAGAAGGCGGAAGTTATTTGCCCATAGAGGGAATGCGGGAAGTGCTTTTGCCGTTTTTTGAATACAGCGATATTGCCGTGGATTTGGAGCAATATCGAGCGCTGTTTTTACCAGGAGTTTAAGAAAACCACCCAATGCAGGTGGTTTTTTTCATTCTCTGTGCTTTTGCAGATAGTGCCTGGTTTCCCTCCAAACATCTCCGGACAGCAGAAGCAATGCGAA from the Christensenellaceae bacterium 44-20 genome contains:
- a CDS encoding zf-HC2 domain-containing protein, translated to MDCKMFSSMIDDYLDDALPGEQRALFLAHAADCRACKKELEHAQNMLEALRKSAADAPDFIAPAIRKIRRQAGARRKRAAAFAGIAAVLLISGMFLFENMNLYARKDLPMAQNECAGGYTSEDCALPAEQQPEESGQEMKYRSASYSAFDADILVLEEAQAQQLLEFLKDREITLEPAEGGSYLPIEGMREVLLPFFEYSDIAVDLEQYRALFLPGV